Proteins encoded within one genomic window of Salinisphaera sp. T31B1:
- a CDS encoding EF-hand domain-containing protein produces the protein MNNRILATAIAAALMGIGTAQAQSGDASTSADKQAGQVFDQLDTDGSGSLSPDELKGMREVMAKRRFDAADTNGDGKIDHDEFMAQAQRRAESMFKRMDANDDGHLDADEARPSHHGMHGKGKKHHDRDDKGAAHERDHAKGDRSQRWFKRMDANGDGGISRTEWNDAMQKMHDRHQRDEADHNG, from the coding sequence ATGAACAACCGTATTCTCGCGACCGCGATCGCCGCCGCGCTGATGGGCATCGGCACCGCCCAGGCCCAGTCCGGCGACGCGTCGACGTCCGCCGACAAACAAGCCGGACAGGTCTTCGACCAGCTCGACACCGACGGCAGTGGCAGCCTCAGCCCCGACGAGCTCAAGGGTATGCGCGAGGTCATGGCCAAGCGCCGTTTCGATGCGGCCGATACCAACGGTGATGGCAAGATCGACCACGACGAATTCATGGCCCAGGCTCAGCGCCGGGCCGAGTCCATGTTCAAGCGAATGGACGCCAACGACGACGGCCACCTGGACGCCGATGAAGCCAGACCGTCACATCACGGCATGCACGGCAAGGGCAAGAAGCATCACGATCGTGACGACAAGGGCGCAGCCCATGAGCGTGACCATGCCAAGGGCGATCGCAGCCAGCGCTGGTTCAAGCGCATGGATGCCAACGGCGATGGCGGCATATCGCGCACCGAATGGAACGACGCCATGCAGAAGATGCACGATCGTCACCAACGCGACGAAGCCGATCACAACGGCTGA
- a CDS encoding GNAT family N-acetyltransferase translates to MSVRRALGRDLDAIEALERACFTIDAQSRRSLAYLLGRANSAVFLAEADSVVLGDVIVLYRRSSLVARVYSIAVAVPARGRGVARALLSAAEEDARARGCRTMHAEARTGNLASRALFTTNGYDTGARLAAYYPDGEDGIRLFKRLPEPISNP, encoded by the coding sequence GTGTCCGTTCGTCGTGCGCTTGGTCGAGATCTCGATGCGATCGAGGCACTCGAGCGCGCCTGCTTCACGATCGACGCGCAGAGCCGCCGCAGTCTCGCATACCTGCTGGGCCGGGCGAATTCGGCGGTGTTTCTGGCCGAAGCCGACTCGGTGGTGCTGGGCGACGTAATCGTGTTGTACCGCCGGTCGAGCCTTGTCGCACGCGTGTATTCGATTGCCGTGGCGGTGCCGGCCCGCGGCCGCGGGGTAGCCCGTGCCCTGTTGAGCGCTGCCGAGGAAGACGCCCGTGCGCGCGGTTGTCGTACGATGCATGCCGAGGCGCGCACCGGCAATCTGGCATCGCGCGCGTTGTTTACTACGAACGGCTATGACACCGGCGCACGGCTGGCGGCTTATTACCCCGACGGCGAGGACGGGATCCGCCTGTTCAAACGCCTGCCGGAACCGATTTCCAACCCCTAA
- a CDS encoding phosphatase PAP2 family protein, translating into MVVTDRDWHLPGLFWSYGLAAVLVFSFLAPATRELWNSLDIGLAYGFNSWVASNALAQRLWAVANLRVIDYIAAIFLCSLLLCYGLFGRNAWALERAARLIVLCAALLAVVALTRAFVFDDISRDSPSLVLEPFTRLSEQVDFAVKDHSPKSFPGDHATVVAVFTFLLWFFAGPRYGLVSALLAALLVLPRLVSGAHWTTDVVVGGVGTALVTVPMVIFTPLQLYAVAWTAKGLNRIVCRCALFSSRSGPTGPGRERARPGNGSRTP; encoded by the coding sequence ATGGTGGTAACCGACCGAGACTGGCACCTGCCCGGCCTGTTCTGGTCCTATGGCCTGGCCGCGGTGCTCGTGTTCTCGTTTCTGGCGCCGGCCACGCGAGAACTCTGGAACAGTCTCGATATCGGGCTGGCGTACGGCTTCAATTCATGGGTGGCATCGAATGCGCTGGCGCAACGCCTGTGGGCGGTCGCCAATCTACGGGTGATCGACTACATCGCCGCGATATTTTTGTGCAGCCTGCTCCTCTGCTACGGGCTGTTTGGCCGCAACGCCTGGGCACTCGAACGTGCGGCTCGTCTCATCGTGTTGTGTGCGGCGCTGCTCGCAGTGGTCGCACTCACGCGTGCTTTCGTGTTTGACGACATCAGCCGCGACAGCCCGTCGCTTGTCCTCGAGCCATTCACCCGTCTGTCTGAACAGGTCGATTTCGCGGTCAAGGACCATTCGCCCAAGAGCTTTCCCGGCGATCACGCCACCGTGGTAGCGGTCTTTACGTTCCTGCTCTGGTTTTTCGCCGGCCCGCGGTATGGTCTGGTATCGGCTCTGCTCGCGGCGCTGCTGGTTCTGCCCCGCCTGGTCAGCGGTGCGCACTGGACGACCGATGTCGTAGTGGGGGGTGTGGGCACGGCCCTCGTGACGGTACCGATGGTGATCTTTACCCCGCTGCAGTTATACGCAGTGGCCTGGACCGCGAAAGGACTGAATCGGATCGTCTGCCGATGCGCTTTGTTCAGCTCGCGATCCGGGCCGACCGGGCCGGGCCGCGAACGGGCACGCCCTGGGAACGGCTCGCGAACGCCCTGA
- a CDS encoding efflux RND transporter permease subunit: MSDTSRRGPIAWMVANRVTPNLLMLALLAGGLLMTTLIKQEVFPEFSLDMVTVTVAYPGATPEQVEQNIVLAVEEKVRDISGIDEMTAQAAEGAGTITLELAESADGQAVFQDVQQAVNQITTFPDDAERPVISLSDHQRDVLDIQLYGDVSETALRAYAEEVRDRLLQSGDITQVELEGARDYVTRIAISQERLRSYDLTLNDVADRIASAAVDVAGGSADTQSGEVLLRLKGRRDTAREFERVPLLTTPDGTVIHIGDVATVTNGFEDTKTEATYDGKRSIGLEVFRVGKQTPIQVSRATRAAMADVEPDLPPALHYAINGDSSEIYAQRLELLLKNAFMGLVLVLVVLSLFLEMRLAFWVTMGIPTAFLGAFLFLPLIGVTINMISMFAFIIALGIVVDDAIVAGENIYEARERGASVMDAAIGGARDVAMPVSFSILTNIVTFLPLLLVPGFLGKLFGVIPMVVITVFLVSWVEALFIMPAHLAHARPRQRGRISGAIHRRQQAFSRGFSTMVERYYAPFSSWLVRHRYLTASIGVGVLLIVLAWAASGRMGFALMPKVESDRAQATLTLPYGSPMSTMTAVRDRLEAAADRVIAAHGGQSLATGVFATIEENSIEMRVYLTAADVRPISTAEFITDWRDELGEIPGLQSSQFQSDAGGPGAGKAITVELSHRDTDTLDRAAEALAAELGEFAGVTDIDSGVAQGKNQVTFELNDAGRSLGLTNALVGAQVRAAFYGDEALRQLRGRNEVKVMVTLPASERDSAAAIRDLLIRTPDNTYVPLRQVADIDYTRAYTSITRRNGRRSVEVTANVTPFDATSRVTQTLNATTLPALAADYPGLTYGYSGRQEDTANSMHSLLVGFILSMAGIYMLLAIPFASYIQPIIVMIAIPFAVVGAIIGHEIMGYSLSVISLMGVVALAGVVVNDSLVLIHYANTLRDGGLSPTEAVRLAAIRRFRPILLTTLTTFGGLAPMIFETSLQARFMIPMAISLGFGILFATGITLALVPCFYVIVEDGKTWLARRAARLLGDDRTA, translated from the coding sequence GTGAGCGATACCAGCCGCCGCGGACCGATCGCATGGATGGTGGCCAACCGGGTCACCCCCAATCTGCTCATGCTGGCCCTGCTGGCCGGCGGTCTGCTCATGACCACGCTGATCAAACAGGAGGTCTTCCCGGAATTCAGTCTCGACATGGTCACGGTCACGGTCGCCTATCCGGGAGCGACCCCCGAACAGGTCGAACAGAACATCGTGCTGGCCGTCGAGGAGAAGGTACGCGATATCTCCGGCATCGACGAAATGACCGCTCAGGCCGCCGAGGGCGCCGGCACCATCACCCTGGAACTGGCCGAATCCGCCGATGGGCAGGCCGTCTTCCAGGACGTCCAGCAAGCGGTCAACCAGATCACCACGTTCCCCGACGACGCCGAACGGCCGGTGATCTCGCTGTCCGATCACCAGCGTGATGTGCTCGATATCCAGCTTTATGGCGATGTCAGCGAAACCGCGCTGCGTGCCTACGCAGAAGAAGTACGCGACCGGCTGTTGCAGTCGGGCGACATCACCCAGGTCGAACTCGAGGGTGCGCGCGACTATGTCACCCGTATCGCCATCTCGCAGGAGCGCCTGCGCAGCTATGACCTGACCTTGAACGACGTCGCCGACCGTATCGCATCGGCCGCGGTGGATGTCGCCGGCGGCAGCGCCGATACCCAGTCCGGCGAGGTGCTGCTGCGGCTCAAGGGCCGACGCGATACGGCCCGCGAGTTCGAGCGGGTACCGCTATTGACCACGCCGGATGGCACGGTCATCCATATCGGCGATGTAGCCACGGTGACCAACGGCTTTGAAGACACCAAGACCGAGGCGACCTATGACGGCAAGCGCTCGATCGGTCTGGAGGTGTTCCGGGTCGGCAAACAGACGCCGATCCAGGTCTCCCGGGCCACTCGAGCGGCCATGGCCGATGTCGAACCCGACCTGCCGCCGGCGCTGCACTACGCCATCAACGGCGACAGCTCCGAGATTTATGCCCAACGTCTTGAACTGCTGCTCAAGAACGCTTTCATGGGCCTGGTACTCGTACTGGTCGTGCTCAGCCTGTTCCTGGAGATGCGCCTGGCGTTCTGGGTGACCATGGGCATCCCCACGGCCTTTCTCGGCGCGTTTCTGTTTCTGCCGCTGATCGGCGTGACGATCAACATGATCTCGATGTTCGCGTTCATCATCGCGCTGGGCATCGTCGTCGATGACGCCATCGTGGCCGGCGAGAACATCTACGAAGCCCGCGAACGCGGGGCGAGCGTCATGGACGCCGCGATCGGTGGCGCCCGCGACGTGGCCATGCCGGTGTCGTTTTCGATCCTGACCAACATCGTGACCTTCCTGCCGCTGCTGCTCGTACCCGGTTTCCTGGGCAAGCTGTTCGGCGTGATCCCGATGGTGGTAATCACGGTCTTCCTGGTCTCCTGGGTCGAGGCGCTGTTCATCATGCCGGCCCATCTGGCGCACGCCCGTCCGCGCCAGCGTGGACGCATATCGGGCGCCATCCATCGTCGCCAGCAGGCTTTTTCGCGTGGCTTTTCGACCATGGTCGAACGCTACTACGCGCCGTTCTCGTCTTGGCTGGTACGACACCGATACCTGACCGCATCCATCGGCGTGGGCGTACTGCTGATCGTGCTGGCGTGGGCGGCCAGTGGGCGAATGGGGTTTGCGCTCATGCCCAAGGTCGAATCGGATCGCGCCCAGGCGACGCTGACCCTGCCCTACGGCAGCCCGATGTCGACCATGACGGCCGTGCGCGATCGTCTGGAAGCAGCCGCCGACCGCGTGATCGCCGCACACGGCGGCCAGTCGCTGGCCACCGGCGTGTTCGCGACCATCGAAGAGAACAGTATCGAGATGCGCGTGTATCTCACCGCCGCCGATGTGCGACCGATCAGCACCGCTGAGTTCATCACCGACTGGCGCGACGAACTCGGCGAGATTCCCGGCCTGCAGTCATCGCAGTTCCAGTCCGACGCCGGCGGCCCGGGTGCGGGCAAGGCGATCACCGTGGAACTGTCGCACCGTGACACCGACACGCTCGACCGTGCAGCCGAGGCGCTGGCCGCCGAACTGGGCGAATTCGCCGGCGTGACCGATATCGACAGCGGCGTGGCCCAGGGAAAGAATCAGGTCACCTTCGAACTCAACGACGCCGGGCGCAGTCTGGGCTTGACCAACGCCCTGGTCGGCGCACAGGTCCGTGCGGCCTTCTACGGCGACGAAGCGCTGCGCCAACTACGTGGGCGCAACGAAGTCAAGGTAATGGTCACCCTGCCCGCCTCCGAGCGCGACAGCGCTGCGGCGATCCGCGATCTGCTCATCCGCACCCCCGACAACACCTACGTACCGCTTCGTCAGGTCGCCGATATCGACTACACCCGCGCTTACACCTCGATCACCCGCCGCAACGGGCGGCGCAGCGTGGAGGTCACGGCCAACGTCACGCCGTTCGATGCCACGAGTCGCGTGACCCAGACCCTCAATGCGACCACGCTACCGGCGCTGGCCGCCGACTATCCGGGGCTGACCTATGGCTATTCGGGCCGCCAGGAAGACACCGCCAACTCCATGCATTCGCTGCTGGTCGGCTTCATCCTGTCGATGGCCGGTATCTACATGCTGCTGGCGATACCCTTCGCCAGCTATATCCAGCCGATCATCGTCATGATCGCGATTCCGTTCGCGGTGGTGGGCGCCATCATCGGCCACGAGATCATGGGGTATTCGCTGTCGGTGATCAGCCTCATGGGCGTGGTCGCGCTGGCCGGCGTGGTCGTGAACGACTCGCTGGTACTGATCCATTACGCCAACACCCTGCGCGACGGCGGCTTGTCGCCCACCGAGGCGGTACGCCTGGCCGCTATCCGCCGGTTCCGACCGATTCTGCTGACCACGCTGACCACCTTCGGCGGACTGGCGCCCATGATCTTCGAGACCTCCCTGCAGGCGCGTTTCATGATTCCCATGGCGATCTCGCTGGGCTTTGGCATCCTGTTCGCGACCGGTATCACCCTGGCGCTCGTGCCCTGCTTCTACGTGATCGTTGAAGACGGCAAGACCTGGCTGGCACGCCGTGCCGCACGCCTGCTCGGCGACGATCGCACCGCCTGA
- a CDS encoding efflux RND transporter periplasmic adaptor subunit produces MNMSSEPTRPPRRRAMRLLRFLLPVIVLAISVAVAFIVLDTKPTAPRAQAKPRQARLVTVTPAEAAPPTLDLQANGTVEAADATELRARVSGQVVALTDRLAPGTRFDKGDVLARIDASDYRIALSNARSELASARAALRVEQGQQAVARRELSLVGSKVSADERDLALRGPQLEQAKADVQSAQAAVDQARLDLGRTDVTAPFAGIVTERSASIGDVVTTSDTLATIAATDVYWVDVSLPVDQLRWLRAAGAAGHGSPAAVFYPDAWGAGASVEAEVLRIQPALEADGRMARVLLRVPDPLGPDKPDGAGLLLGAYVAARIQADIPSGSVLVDAAFVHENNQIWVMSDTGTLDIRSVNIAYRDANQAVIAAGLAPGEEVITSELTAPIQGMPIRVETADADRRPRDPSADTDVAAAGAQQPVPAEAIDRSLDLRLVEAPAQGLSHTARADRDDGPRS; encoded by the coding sequence ATGAACATGTCGTCCGAGCCGACCCGCCCGCCTCGTCGTCGTGCGATGCGGCTGCTGCGATTCCTTCTGCCCGTGATCGTTCTGGCCATCAGCGTCGCGGTCGCCTTCATCGTGCTCGACACCAAGCCCACCGCCCCGCGTGCACAGGCGAAGCCGCGTCAGGCGCGACTGGTGACCGTCACGCCCGCCGAGGCGGCGCCGCCCACGCTGGACCTGCAGGCCAACGGCACGGTCGAGGCAGCCGATGCCACCGAACTGCGGGCACGCGTCAGCGGTCAGGTCGTCGCGCTGACCGATCGTCTCGCTCCGGGCACCCGCTTCGACAAGGGCGACGTGCTGGCCCGGATCGATGCCAGCGATTATCGCATCGCACTGAGCAACGCCCGTAGCGAGCTGGCCAGTGCCCGGGCGGCACTGCGCGTCGAGCAAGGCCAGCAGGCCGTGGCCCGCCGCGAGCTGTCGCTGGTCGGCTCCAAAGTCAGTGCCGACGAGCGCGACCTGGCCCTGCGCGGGCCGCAGCTGGAACAAGCCAAGGCCGATGTGCAGTCCGCACAGGCCGCCGTCGATCAGGCCCGGCTAGATCTCGGGCGCACCGACGTCACCGCACCTTTTGCCGGTATCGTGACCGAGCGCAGCGCATCCATCGGCGACGTGGTCACGACCAGCGACACGCTGGCCACGATCGCGGCGACCGATGTCTACTGGGTGGATGTGTCGCTGCCTGTCGACCAACTGCGCTGGCTGCGCGCTGCAGGCGCGGCCGGCCACGGCTCGCCGGCGGCGGTGTTCTATCCCGATGCCTGGGGCGCCGGGGCCAGCGTCGAAGCCGAGGTGCTACGGATTCAACCGGCGCTCGAGGCCGACGGCCGCATGGCGCGCGTATTACTGCGCGTGCCCGACCCGCTGGGGCCGGACAAACCGGACGGCGCCGGTTTGCTGCTGGGCGCCTATGTGGCCGCACGCATCCAGGCCGATATCCCCAGCGGCAGCGTTCTGGTCGATGCCGCCTTCGTGCACGAGAACAACCAGATCTGGGTGATGAGCGATACCGGTACGCTGGATATACGTAGCGTCAATATCGCCTACCGTGACGCCAACCAGGCCGTGATTGCTGCCGGCCTGGCGCCGGGCGAAGAGGTCATCACCAGCGAACTGACCGCCCCCATCCAGGGGATGCCGATCCGGGTGGAGACCGCGGACGCCGATCGACGGCCGCGTGATCCGTCGGCGGACACAGACGTTGCCGCCGCCGGGGCGCAGCAGCCGGTCCCGGCCGAGGCGATCGACCGGTCGCTGGATCTGAGACTGGTCGAAGCACCGGCGCAGGGGCTGAGCCACACGGCACGCGCGGATCGGGACGACGGGCCGCGCTCGTGA
- a CDS encoding ATP-binding protein — protein sequence MPRLLPASLSARVVWLTLLALIVSQIVNFLIFMHERDRFLERVILSNMAENVAATTRALDYVARGRRADAVRSLSTHDLRYRLLAADRAFPTTSDTRARGYVDELARRLGVAVERVRVAIGPGLARGPARNGPDALIVLVRLDDGRWLRARQRLFDPTRRWARSSLTSLAVSALVMIVIVVATSRRMTRPLRQLAGAAERFGRGETVEPLAERGPDEIRRSIAAFNRMRERLARFVAERTRLVAAIAHDLRTPITALRLRLEFLPADDNTRAMDEILDDMARMAEASLTFMREDAAVEATRKVDLSALVDALCEDYRAGQHDVRFEPASRVTLVCRPAAIRRALRNLIDNALAYGRRAQITLEDGSDQVVLSVADDGPGIGPADRERVFDPFVRLESSRSRDTGGTGLGLAIARSVVQGHGGEIRLEDVPQGGLMVIIRLPRERTG from the coding sequence ATGCCACGCCTGCTGCCGGCGAGCCTGTCCGCTCGTGTGGTCTGGCTGACGCTGCTGGCACTGATCGTCTCGCAGATCGTCAACTTCCTTATCTTCATGCACGAGCGAGACCGCTTTCTCGAGCGGGTGATCCTGTCCAACATGGCCGAGAACGTGGCCGCGACCACGCGCGCGCTCGACTATGTCGCACGCGGGCGACGGGCCGATGCGGTACGCAGTCTGTCCACACACGATCTGCGCTATCGTCTGCTGGCCGCCGATCGCGCGTTTCCGACCACTTCGGACACGCGTGCGCGCGGCTATGTCGACGAACTGGCCCGAAGGCTCGGCGTCGCCGTCGAACGGGTGCGGGTGGCCATTGGCCCCGGGCTTGCCCGCGGCCCGGCCCGGAACGGGCCCGACGCGCTGATCGTGCTGGTGCGTCTCGACGATGGCCGCTGGTTGCGCGCGCGCCAGCGCCTGTTCGACCCGACGCGTCGCTGGGCGCGATCGTCGCTGACCTCGCTGGCCGTCAGCGCCCTCGTGATGATCGTCATCGTGGTGGCCACCAGCCGCCGCATGACCCGGCCGCTGCGCCAGCTGGCCGGGGCGGCCGAGCGTTTCGGGCGCGGCGAGACGGTCGAGCCGCTGGCCGAGCGCGGGCCTGATGAAATCCGTCGCTCGATCGCTGCATTCAACCGCATGCGCGAACGCCTGGCCCGTTTCGTGGCCGAGCGCACGCGGCTCGTGGCGGCGATCGCCCACGATCTGCGTACGCCGATCACCGCGCTCCGCCTGCGCCTGGAATTCCTGCCCGCCGACGACAACACGCGGGCCATGGACGAGATTCTCGACGACATGGCGCGCATGGCCGAAGCCTCGCTGACGTTCATGCGCGAAGATGCGGCCGTCGAAGCGACGCGCAAGGTCGATCTGTCGGCACTGGTCGACGCCCTGTGCGAGGACTATCGCGCGGGCCAACACGACGTGCGGTTCGAGCCGGCCTCGCGTGTGACGCTGGTCTGTCGCCCGGCAGCGATACGACGTGCGCTGAGGAACCTCATCGACAACGCGCTGGCCTATGGTCGTCGCGCGCAGATCACCCTGGAGGATGGTTCGGATCAGGTCGTGCTCTCGGTCGCCGACGACGGTCCGGGTATCGGCCCGGCCGACCGGGAGCGCGTGTTCGACCCGTTCGTACGCCTGGAATCGTCACGCAGCCGCGATACCGGCGGTACCGGGCTTGGGCTGGCGATCGCGCGTTCGGTCGTACAGGGCCATGGCGGTGAGATTCGGCTGGAGGACGTGCCGCAGGGTGGGTTGATGGTGATCATTCGTCTGCCGCGCGAGCGCACGGGGTAG
- a CDS encoding type 1 glutamine amidotransferase domain-containing protein, with product MQILMVLTSHDRLGDTGDKTGFWLEEFAAPYYVFTDARAEVVIASPAGGHPPLDPRSDDATAQTESTARFKSDDAAGRALADTRRMAEVRDMRFDAVFYPGGHGPLWDLAEDRDSIALIERTYEQGIPLGLVCHGPAALRWATNGRGGPLVHGLRVTGFSNSEEAAVGLSEIVPFSIEDMLKSQGGVYSQGRDWASHVVTAGNLVTGQNPASSAAAARMVLAQLQPK from the coding sequence ATGCAGATACTCATGGTGCTGACATCCCACGACCGGCTGGGCGACACCGGGGACAAGACGGGGTTCTGGCTGGAGGAATTCGCCGCGCCATACTATGTCTTCACCGATGCGCGGGCCGAGGTGGTGATCGCCTCGCCCGCCGGCGGTCACCCGCCGCTGGATCCGCGCAGCGACGACGCCACAGCGCAGACCGAGTCCACTGCGCGTTTCAAGTCAGACGATGCAGCCGGTCGTGCGCTGGCGGATACGCGCCGTATGGCCGAGGTCCGCGATATGCGCTTTGATGCCGTGTTCTATCCGGGCGGGCACGGCCCGCTATGGGACCTGGCCGAGGACCGCGACTCTATCGCCCTGATCGAGCGCACCTATGAACAAGGCATCCCGCTGGGTCTGGTGTGTCATGGGCCGGCCGCTCTGCGGTGGGCGACCAACGGCCGGGGCGGCCCACTGGTGCACGGCCTTCGAGTGACCGGTTTCAGCAACTCCGAGGAAGCGGCGGTGGGCTTGTCCGAGATCGTTCCGTTTTCGATCGAGGACATGCTCAAGTCGCAGGGCGGGGTGTATTCACAGGGCCGCGACTGGGCGTCGCACGTGGTCACGGCCGGCAACCTGGTCACCGGCCAGAATCCGGCGTCGTCGGCGGCGGCCGCACGGATGGTCCTGGCCCAGCTACAGCCCAAGTGA
- a CDS encoding efflux transporter outer membrane subunit codes for MCLLTAVVLASAGCATTPLPELAEPAFVMPQRFARSGEAPMDSRWWRNFDDPALDSLVQRALTSNFTLVAAYARLSQARATLASARADLFPNIDASIDQSATRQSNSGNQRFVNSTNGNAFSFDRDASNWSDTRTLQFSASYELDLWGRVRNARNAAGFEQQASAADLQAAAVSLAGDIATNWYSLAELRARIDLLQRQIETNRDVLDLTTFAFNHGQAAAADVLRQRQTVESVQGQLEQAHASADVVEHALAVLVGVAPEHFVAPPGGLVDLPPLPATGVPTAALMQRPDVRQQFLAVAAADRRVAVAIADQYPQLSLSASTSTTTDSAPLFTNWVTQLGASLTQPLFDAGARAAEVRRTRAVVDEQLADYQQALLEGLQETEDALTNEYRQQRYLVRIDRQLDLSEDVVANLRLRYLRGATDYLDVLDALLTRQSLQVDRLTAQRQLLDYRINLYRSLAGGVGDARLLGRDRRDTDAPPVPLRPPEPTDQHSDAAS; via the coding sequence TTGTGTCTGCTCACCGCAGTAGTTCTGGCGTCGGCCGGCTGTGCCACCACGCCGCTACCCGAGCTCGCCGAGCCGGCGTTCGTCATGCCCCAGCGCTTTGCCCGCAGTGGCGAGGCCCCGATGGACTCCCGGTGGTGGCGTAATTTCGACGATCCGGCGCTCGATTCGCTGGTCCAGCGGGCGCTGACCAGCAACTTCACGCTGGTTGCAGCCTACGCACGTCTGTCCCAGGCCCGCGCCACGCTGGCCAGCGCACGGGCCGACCTGTTTCCCAATATCGATGCCAGCATCGACCAGAGCGCAACCCGCCAGTCCAATAGCGGCAACCAGCGCTTCGTGAACAGCACCAACGGCAATGCGTTTTCCTTCGATCGCGATGCCTCGAACTGGAGCGACACGCGCACGCTGCAGTTCTCGGCCAGCTACGAGCTCGATCTGTGGGGCCGGGTTCGCAACGCGCGCAATGCGGCTGGCTTCGAGCAACAGGCAAGCGCGGCCGATCTGCAGGCCGCGGCGGTCTCGCTTGCCGGGGATATTGCCACCAACTGGTATTCGCTGGCCGAGCTGCGGGCCCGCATCGACCTGCTCCAACGCCAGATCGAGACCAACCGCGACGTGCTCGATCTGACAACCTTCGCCTTCAATCACGGCCAGGCGGCCGCCGCCGATGTGCTGCGTCAACGTCAGACCGTGGAATCGGTTCAAGGCCAGCTGGAACAGGCGCACGCGTCGGCCGACGTGGTCGAGCATGCGCTGGCCGTACTCGTCGGCGTGGCACCCGAGCATTTCGTGGCCCCGCCCGGCGGGCTGGTCGATCTGCCGCCGCTGCCGGCCACCGGCGTGCCGACGGCGGCACTGATGCAGCGCCCGGATGTTCGCCAGCAATTTCTGGCCGTGGCGGCCGCCGATCGTCGTGTGGCTGTCGCCATCGCCGATCAGTATCCACAACTGTCGCTGAGTGCCAGCACATCGACGACCACTGATTCGGCGCCACTGTTCACCAACTGGGTGACCCAGCTCGGCGCCAGTCTGACCCAGCCGCTGTTCGATGCCGGCGCGCGTGCGGCCGAGGTACGCCGCACACGGGCGGTCGTCGACGAACAGCTCGCCGACTATCAGCAGGCGCTGCTCGAAGGCCTGCAGGAGACCGAGGACGCACTCACCAACGAATACCGTCAGCAGCGCTATCTGGTACGGATCGACCGTCAGCTCGATCTGTCCGAGGATGTCGTGGCCAATCTACGGTTGCGCTATCTGCGCGGGGCGACCGATTATCTTGATGTGCTGGATGCGCTGTTGACCCGCCAGAGCCTTCAGGTCGACCGGCTGACCGCACAGCGCCAGCTGCTCGACTACCGGATCAATCTCTACCGATCGCTGGCCGGCGGCGTGGGCGATGCGCGCCTGCTCGGCCGCGACCGCCGTGATACCGATGCGCCGCCCGTACCGCTGCGCCCGCCCGAGCCCACCGATCAGCACAGCGACGCCGCCTCATGA
- a CDS encoding response regulator, giving the protein MAEQPHILVVDDHRDIRDSLSRYLRDHGFRSASAADAAAARSQIRDAAFDLVVLDIMMPGEDGLSLCRWLRETTDIPVILLTAVAEEMDRVIGLEMGADDYVTKPFSPRELLARVRAVLRRAAALPAQRNQAEDNAVRFDRWVFRIARQELIDDEGVSVALSTGEFRLLLAFVRHANRVLSRDQLLDLTQGREAEVFDRSVDNQVSRLRRKIERDPSQPALIITVWGGGYRFAAACEPIE; this is encoded by the coding sequence ATGGCCGAACAGCCGCATATCCTCGTCGTCGACGACCACCGCGATATTCGCGATTCGCTGTCGCGTTATTTGCGTGACCACGGCTTTCGGTCGGCCAGTGCGGCCGATGCGGCGGCCGCACGCAGCCAGATCCGCGATGCGGCCTTCGATCTGGTCGTGCTGGATATCATGATGCCGGGCGAAGATGGGCTGAGTCTGTGCCGGTGGCTGCGTGAAACCACCGATATCCCGGTCATCCTGCTCACGGCGGTAGCCGAAGAGATGGATCGTGTGATCGGCCTGGAGATGGGCGCCGACGACTACGTCACCAAGCCGTTCTCGCCGCGCGAACTGCTGGCCCGCGTCCGGGCGGTGCTACGGCGTGCCGCTGCGCTGCCGGCCCAGCGCAATCAGGCCGAAGACAACGCGGTTCGCTTCGACCGCTGGGTATTCCGAATCGCGCGTCAGGAACTCATTGACGACGAAGGCGTCTCCGTGGCGCTGTCCACCGGCGAATTTCGCCTGTTGCTGGCCTTCGTTCGCCATGCCAATCGGGTGCTTTCGCGCGATCAGCTGCTGGATTTGACTCAGGGTCGCGAGGCCGAGGTATTCGATCGCAGCGTGGACAACCAGGTCAGCCGCCTGCGCCGCAAGATCGAGCGTGATCCAAGCCAGCCGGCGCTGATCATCACTGTCTGGGGCGGCGGCTATCGCTTTGCCGCCGCCTGCGAGCCGATCGAATGA